A genomic segment from Paraburkholderia sabiae encodes:
- a CDS encoding phosphoadenosine phosphosulfate reductase domain-containing protein, translating into MEHDIFTLMEAAIESMQSYIEQGYVLATGLSGGKDSTCAMVLMLEAVRRAKSRSPDVRHYVISADTTIDNPTTSNFLHSLLEEVTLFVEETGLPVEVHVTQPSLASQFVVQTIGRGTLVRTPENGVRNGKRVRACADSYKVRPIGRLRTLLEQKANAAGVRETISVIGNRLDESQSRGRAMIERDEKADMATRQASGTLTLSPLRDWTVDNVWTMLACLAEPASMPFPSPLSSSTVTRLSDIYRAGNGGVCGVVMGESGTRAACGSRFGCVFCGMVSNDRSLENMMQEEEYAHLKPLNDFRNYLLAVQWDMSRRELVGRTLSDAGYTRIQADTYNFSERVNMLKMILSIDANERDRAEAHSADMASGLIPDNEENRELCDPQFEFVTPQQLVAIDFFLSKHHYAPHAFPALAVWHDVNVLGRRYPVPPLEAKPKAEIVLHGWYPVGQYDRDAPALGLRDFDAEQWNGYLHPERPGRYARTTGGEQTVYFEEASQFEVDAEAACVFVTCSYDTAFMLDNQNREAIESARFWLNEGFVKLPVGMAQRYQDMAKRGQYFARLAQRRNLTPAELDAHLVACGISDGEHQVLLCREGPQLDLFAEAA; encoded by the coding sequence ATGGAACATGACATTTTTACCCTGATGGAAGCTGCGATTGAATCGATGCAGTCGTACATCGAGCAGGGGTATGTTTTGGCAACGGGACTAAGCGGCGGGAAAGACAGTACGTGCGCGATGGTCCTGATGCTCGAGGCAGTCAGACGGGCGAAATCCAGGAGCCCGGACGTAAGGCACTACGTCATCTCTGCGGACACGACGATCGACAACCCAACGACATCGAATTTCCTGCATTCGTTGCTGGAAGAGGTGACGTTGTTCGTCGAAGAGACGGGTTTGCCCGTTGAGGTGCATGTCACGCAGCCGTCGCTCGCGTCGCAGTTTGTCGTGCAAACGATAGGGCGAGGCACACTTGTCAGGACGCCGGAGAACGGTGTCCGAAACGGGAAGCGCGTACGCGCCTGTGCAGATTCGTACAAGGTACGTCCAATCGGAAGGCTCCGCACTCTCCTTGAGCAGAAGGCGAACGCCGCCGGCGTGCGTGAAACGATCTCCGTGATTGGCAATCGCCTCGACGAAAGCCAGTCCAGGGGGCGGGCAATGATTGAGAGAGATGAGAAGGCTGATATGGCGACTCGCCAGGCCTCGGGAACGTTGACGCTCTCTCCGTTGCGAGACTGGACGGTGGACAATGTATGGACGATGCTGGCGTGTCTCGCGGAACCGGCGAGTATGCCGTTTCCGAGCCCGTTGTCGTCGTCGACGGTCACGAGGCTCTCCGATATCTATCGGGCGGGTAACGGCGGTGTCTGCGGCGTCGTGATGGGTGAGAGTGGGACGCGAGCGGCGTGTGGGTCGCGTTTCGGCTGCGTTTTCTGCGGCATGGTGAGCAATGACAGATCGCTCGAAAACATGATGCAGGAAGAAGAGTATGCGCATCTCAAGCCACTGAACGACTTTCGAAACTACCTTCTTGCCGTTCAGTGGGACATGTCGCGGCGGGAGCTGGTCGGCCGAACGCTGAGTGACGCTGGATATACGCGGATTCAGGCCGATACCTACAATTTTTCCGAGAGGGTCAATATGCTAAAAATGATCCTTAGTATCGACGCGAACGAGCGAGATCGGGCGGAAGCGCATTCTGCGGATATGGCGTCGGGGCTTATTCCCGACAACGAAGAGAACCGCGAACTGTGTGATCCGCAATTCGAGTTCGTGACGCCACAGCAGCTCGTGGCCATTGATTTCTTCCTGTCGAAGCACCACTACGCACCGCACGCTTTCCCTGCGCTTGCTGTGTGGCACGACGTGAACGTCCTTGGACGGCGATACCCTGTTCCTCCGTTGGAAGCAAAACCGAAAGCGGAGATCGTGCTGCACGGCTGGTACCCGGTCGGACAGTATGATCGCGACGCGCCTGCACTCGGGCTTCGCGATTTCGATGCGGAGCAATGGAACGGCTACTTGCATCCTGAACGGCCGGGCCGTTATGCCAGAACGACGGGCGGGGAGCAAACGGTCTACTTCGAAGAGGCCTCGCAGTTTGAGGTCGACGCGGAAGCTGCGTGTGTATTTGTGACGTGCTCGTACGATACAGCGTTCATGCTCGACAACCAGAATCGCGAAGCGATCGAATCAGCGCGGTTCTGGCTGAACGAAGGCTTCGTGAAGCTGCCGGTCGGCATGGCTCAGCGGTATCAGGACATGGCGAAGCGAGGACAATATTTTGCGCGCCTCGCACAGCGCAGAAACCTGACACCTGCGGAACTGGATGCCCATCTTGTCGCTTGTGGTATCAGCGACGGTGAGCATCAGGTACTGCTGTGTCGCGAAGGTCCGCAGCTTGATCTGTTTGCAGAAGCCGCGTAA
- a CDS encoding SMC family ATPase, with product MRPLKLTLEGFYGVRDGMKRESITLDLEALPKGLIALVGPNGAGKTTIIDNLHPYPIMPSHASTLSVDAFSYWDHICGTSALKELEWEHDGIRYRSTFTFRKPGKTGKAEYYLAWYGSDGTWRPVTLPDGTVSDGKAATYNRCVEAINGSLETFFTSVFSAQNRRPLASYGAGEIKTLLAEMLGIEHLKTLSAKAGDVARILGRALDEIQSELVALAGKRQRKSELDRSVLAQGDALREARSQRDAMLEEAAKLTQERATFAAKASESATSEARLRELAVRGGELVRTLKAMSDDEQAASVRSQQRVTAINRTIATHQATLARKEAILGAAAKRDEVQLLIGREEAKLEPLQRLIAEREAKQVSHATLNAALSGMMTEGQTKAAHLETLNRQAAVVDQVPCVGHAMHAACPLLTQALQARSQADLQRVSVSELRTKYREKKAQADELAPVVAELAAKRGELTAVTNALSAARKTMQAATELAASKPLLDAAVSGLETANAELRTVAEESTARAARFESEKARVTTEMTRIHEESKQLAAVDVTAAIAETERKLVANREAVAAQDGRIEASIRSQTVLQAESNGLDVELARFSATQLRADRLSDEIAQWKLLAKGLGNDGVIALTIDDAGPALTDTVNRLLLACYGMRFTVEIRTQRALASGEMREGFEILVHDAEADSTKSVSVMSGGQKVWINECLTRGIALYLAQNTGQPYQTLFSDESDGPLDPQRKMQFMRMKREVLRQGGYQREFFISQTPDLVGEADALIDVEALAA from the coding sequence ATGCGCCCTCTGAAACTGACGCTGGAAGGCTTCTATGGGGTTCGCGATGGCATGAAGCGCGAAAGCATCACCCTTGACCTCGAAGCGCTGCCCAAAGGTCTCATTGCTCTCGTCGGACCCAATGGAGCGGGGAAGACGACCATCATCGACAATCTGCATCCTTATCCGATCATGCCTTCTCACGCGTCGACGCTGTCGGTGGATGCGTTCTCGTACTGGGATCACATTTGTGGCACCAGCGCGCTGAAGGAGCTGGAATGGGAGCATGACGGCATCCGGTACCGCTCGACATTCACATTCCGCAAACCAGGCAAGACCGGGAAGGCGGAGTACTACCTCGCATGGTATGGGTCTGACGGCACATGGCGACCGGTCACGCTGCCTGACGGCACCGTGTCGGATGGAAAGGCGGCGACGTACAACCGCTGTGTCGAAGCCATTAACGGCTCGCTGGAGACGTTCTTTACCAGTGTCTTTTCCGCGCAGAACCGGCGACCGCTTGCGTCTTATGGCGCCGGCGAGATCAAGACGTTGCTGGCAGAGATGCTCGGCATCGAACACCTTAAGACGCTGTCGGCGAAAGCGGGCGACGTTGCGAGGATTCTGGGTCGTGCTCTCGACGAGATCCAATCGGAACTCGTCGCGCTCGCTGGAAAGCGTCAGCGCAAGTCGGAACTGGATCGCTCGGTACTGGCCCAGGGCGATGCTCTGCGCGAGGCCCGATCGCAACGTGACGCAATGCTTGAGGAAGCTGCGAAGCTGACTCAGGAACGCGCGACGTTCGCAGCGAAGGCGAGTGAGTCGGCCACGTCTGAAGCACGGCTTCGTGAGTTGGCCGTGCGTGGTGGAGAGCTGGTACGGACCTTGAAGGCTATGTCTGACGACGAGCAGGCTGCATCAGTTCGAAGTCAGCAACGTGTCACTGCCATCAACCGGACCATCGCGACGCATCAGGCGACATTAGCACGCAAGGAAGCGATTCTTGGTGCGGCGGCGAAACGTGACGAGGTGCAACTGTTGATCGGCCGCGAGGAGGCAAAGCTGGAGCCTCTACAGCGCTTGATTGCGGAGCGTGAGGCAAAGCAGGTATCACACGCTACGCTCAATGCTGCGCTGTCGGGAATGATGACGGAAGGCCAGACGAAAGCCGCTCACCTGGAAACGTTGAACCGGCAAGCCGCCGTTGTCGATCAGGTTCCCTGTGTCGGCCACGCAATGCATGCAGCCTGTCCGTTGCTCACGCAGGCGTTACAGGCGCGATCGCAGGCAGACTTGCAACGCGTGTCAGTGTCCGAACTTCGCACGAAATATCGCGAGAAGAAGGCGCAGGCGGATGAGCTTGCACCTGTCGTTGCCGAACTTGCCGCGAAGCGGGGCGAGTTGACTGCTGTCACGAACGCCTTAAGCGCGGCGCGCAAGACCATGCAGGCTGCAACCGAACTCGCTGCGAGCAAGCCGCTTCTCGATGCAGCTGTATCTGGACTGGAGACTGCGAATGCGGAACTCAGGACGGTTGCTGAAGAGAGTACTGCGCGTGCCGCCCGATTCGAGTCCGAAAAGGCTCGCGTGACGACGGAGATGACCAGAATCCACGAGGAATCGAAGCAGCTTGCAGCCGTCGACGTGACGGCTGCAATTGCAGAGACCGAACGGAAGCTGGTCGCAAACCGCGAGGCTGTTGCAGCACAAGACGGGAGGATCGAAGCATCGATCCGCTCTCAGACGGTTCTACAGGCTGAATCGAATGGTCTGGACGTTGAGCTTGCCCGCTTCTCGGCTACGCAACTGCGTGCGGATCGTCTGTCCGACGAGATCGCACAGTGGAAGCTGCTGGCAAAAGGGCTGGGTAACGACGGCGTAATTGCCCTGACCATCGACGACGCGGGACCCGCATTGACCGATACCGTCAACAGGCTGTTGCTGGCCTGTTATGGGATGCGGTTCACGGTGGAGATCCGCACGCAGCGCGCGCTGGCCAGTGGCGAAATGCGCGAGGGCTTTGAAATCCTCGTGCATGACGCTGAAGCCGACAGCACCAAGTCGGTGTCGGTGATGTCGGGAGGCCAGAAGGTCTGGATCAACGAGTGTCTGACGCGTGGTATCGCGTTGTACCTTGCCCAGAACACCGGGCAACCGTACCAGACGCTTTTCAGCGATGAGTCGGACGGTCCGCTCGACCCGCAACGCAAGATGCAGTTCATGCGGATGAAGCGCGAGGTGCTTCGACAGGGCGGGTATCAGCGGGAGTTCTTCATCTCGCAGACACCTGACCTTGTCGGGGAGGCTGATGCACTTATCGACGTCGAGGCGCTAGCAGCCTGA
- a CDS encoding NADAR family protein, translating into MRKVDNFTLFFGADDALSNWHPCRFSYHGVDFTSVEQFMMFSKAKLFGDDNAAAEILAARHPKDQKAIGRGVKGFDLATWQGKRESIVYVGCREKFAQNPGLRSLLLATASTELVEASPYDRIWGVGLGERDPLILDKANWRGANLLGITLMKVRETLSH; encoded by the coding sequence ATGCGCAAGGTAGACAACTTCACGCTATTTTTCGGCGCTGATGACGCGCTGAGCAACTGGCATCCGTGCCGGTTCAGCTATCACGGCGTGGACTTCACCTCGGTAGAACAGTTCATGATGTTTTCCAAAGCCAAGCTGTTTGGCGATGACAATGCAGCGGCAGAAATTCTCGCGGCGCGTCATCCCAAAGATCAGAAGGCGATCGGACGGGGCGTGAAAGGATTCGACCTTGCGACGTGGCAAGGCAAGCGCGAGTCGATCGTCTATGTCGGGTGCCGGGAGAAGTTTGCCCAGAACCCGGGATTGCGCTCGCTGCTTCTGGCGACGGCATCGACCGAACTCGTCGAAGCCAGTCCATACGACCGCATCTGGGGCGTGGGACTGGGCGAGCGCGACCCGCTGATTCTCGACAAGGCGAACTGGCGTGGCGCGAACCTGCTCGGCATCACGCTGATGAAGGTGCGCGAAACCCTGTCCCACTGA
- a CDS encoding metallophosphoesterase family protein, translating to MKIAHFSDLHYSPENLDEADRCFTHAAQDAMNRCMDVAVISGDSTDHRLDAHAPALNRLAWNINHLSLSMPVLMLQGTFSHEPPGTLRNFALMSQKHRVFIAERVQQVSLFEGNFFASAGPVFNEEELRSVLTLGADVVFTCLPTVNKGQLAPAVGATDAATGLEAVLGDYLAAAGRINQRLSAAGIRTVGVSHGTVNGCTTEHGVTMAGFDHEFSLGALFDARCDAFLLGHIHKAQQWERGGQLVGYAGSIGRFHYGEEGDKGYLMWDVEVGDARAELIPTPSRQTICVDFDGTPDMEKLAAIAADASDKFVRVRWQVDEEHRQSVDRDAIEALFAQAAGLKVEARILPVVRSRSQGISLETTVDRKIERWAEHANVDAAPLVERYQLLESGFVEAIAAAVLASLEAEPEVDTLADAAMPVATVEVGTGTQTSWLDGDLFAA from the coding sequence GTGAAAATCGCTCATTTTTCTGACCTGCATTACTCGCCGGAAAACCTCGATGAGGCAGACCGATGCTTTACCCACGCAGCACAGGATGCGATGAACCGTTGCATGGATGTCGCCGTTATCTCGGGTGACTCGACAGACCATCGGCTTGATGCTCACGCGCCGGCGCTTAACAGGCTGGCATGGAATATCAACCATCTCAGTCTCTCGATGCCAGTGCTGATGCTTCAGGGCACGTTCTCGCACGAGCCGCCAGGCACCTTGCGTAACTTCGCGCTGATGAGTCAGAAGCACCGCGTTTTCATCGCCGAACGCGTGCAACAGGTGAGCCTTTTCGAAGGGAATTTCTTCGCTTCGGCAGGACCGGTGTTCAACGAAGAGGAGTTGCGTAGCGTTTTGACACTCGGCGCAGATGTCGTCTTCACCTGTCTTCCCACGGTCAACAAAGGGCAACTGGCGCCCGCTGTCGGTGCCACGGATGCGGCAACCGGTCTGGAGGCAGTGCTGGGTGACTATCTGGCTGCCGCTGGACGGATCAATCAACGCCTTTCGGCGGCGGGCATCCGCACTGTCGGGGTGTCGCACGGCACGGTCAACGGTTGTACGACTGAGCATGGCGTGACGATGGCGGGATTCGATCACGAGTTCTCGCTCGGCGCGCTGTTTGACGCCAGATGTGACGCGTTTCTGCTCGGACACATTCATAAGGCGCAGCAGTGGGAACGCGGTGGCCAGCTGGTCGGCTACGCCGGATCGATCGGACGCTTTCATTACGGCGAGGAAGGCGACAAGGGATATCTGATGTGGGACGTTGAGGTGGGTGACGCGAGAGCGGAACTCATTCCGACGCCTTCACGACAGACAATCTGTGTGGACTTCGATGGTACGCCGGACATGGAGAAGCTTGCGGCGATTGCTGCGGATGCGAGCGACAAGTTCGTTCGTGTTCGTTGGCAGGTCGACGAAGAGCATCGTCAGTCGGTTGATCGTGATGCGATCGAAGCCCTGTTCGCGCAGGCGGCCGGATTGAAGGTCGAAGCGCGAATACTGCCGGTGGTGCGCTCGCGTTCGCAGGGAATCAGTCTCGAAACGACCGTAGATCGAAAGATTGAACGTTGGGCCGAACACGCGAACGTGGACGCAGCGCCGTTGGTCGAGCGGTATCAACTTCTTGAATCAGGCTTCGTGGAAGCGATCGCAGCTGCCGTCCTTGCAAGTCTCGAGGCGGAGCCAGAAGTTGATACGTTGGCTGATGCCGCAATGCCTGTCGCGACGGTCGAGGTTGGAACCGGCACGCAGACATCGTGGCTCGACGGCGATCTGTTCGCAGCGTAA